One window from the genome of Leuconostoc suionicum encodes:
- a CDS encoding ECF transporter S component has product MIEQKNHTKQITMLATIIAFNIALSYIVKIPVPATNGFVNLVEAGIFLAALLGGARSGLIVGGLSGLLLDLLAGYPQWMIFSLIIHGIEGLIVGYFGYKKHITSQVIGLIIGSFIMVVGYMLAGAMLYNWTAGLASIIGNIAQAVMGLIVALVLVPVFKKLPQVDLKI; this is encoded by the coding sequence ATGATAGAACAAAAAAACCATACAAAGCAGATCACTATGTTAGCGACAATCATTGCTTTCAATATCGCATTATCTTACATTGTTAAGATACCTGTCCCAGCGACAAATGGATTTGTTAACTTGGTTGAAGCAGGAATATTTTTAGCTGCTCTGCTTGGTGGTGCACGTAGTGGATTGATTGTCGGTGGTTTAAGCGGTCTGCTGTTAGATTTGCTTGCTGGGTATCCACAGTGGATGATTTTTTCTTTAATTATTCATGGGATAGAAGGATTAATTGTTGGCTATTTTGGCTATAAAAAACACATTACCAGCCAAGTCATTGGCTTAATTATTGGATCATTTATTATGGTGGTTGGGTACATGTTAGCTGGGGCTATGTTGTATAATTGGACGGCGGGGCTGGCGTCGATTATCGGGAATATCGCACAAGCAGTGATGGGACTAATCGTTGCATTGGTTCTTGTTCCAGTATTTAAAAAGCTACCGCAGGTTGATTTGAAAATTTAA